Proteins encoded by one window of Nitrospira sp. CR1.1:
- a CDS encoding flagellar assembly protein FliW (binds to flagellin and appears to stabilize flagellin during flagella assembly) has translation MKCQSTRFGTFEVNDDALLVFPSGILGFPDWTRYVVLDHDTDAPFKWLQCVEEPQLAFVILDPALFKPDYQVTITTDALIEIQKQDQDELSVVTILTIPSDDPTAVTANLRGPLIMNHRTRLCKQLVLPEDLPTRYPLFAAAPASTGQSPSPSLHASAR, from the coding sequence ATGAAGTGTCAGTCGACCAGATTCGGGACCTTCGAGGTGAACGACGACGCGCTGTTGGTGTTTCCATCCGGCATTCTGGGATTTCCCGACTGGACCAGATACGTCGTGCTCGACCATGACACGGATGCGCCGTTTAAGTGGTTGCAATGCGTCGAGGAACCTCAGCTCGCCTTTGTCATTCTCGATCCGGCGCTGTTTAAGCCTGATTACCAGGTCACGATCACCACGGACGCGCTCATCGAAATCCAGAAGCAGGATCAGGACGAATTATCCGTCGTGACAATTTTGACGATTCCTTCCGATGATCCGACCGCGGTGACGGCCAATCTGCGCGGCCCGCTGATCATGAACCACCGCACCAGGCTGTGCAAACAATTGGTGTTGCCCGAGGATTTGCCGACCCGCTATCCGCTCTTTGCCGCAGCTCCCGCGTCGACCGGTCAGTCGCCTTCCCCATCCCTGCACGCCTCAGCCCGCTAA
- the csrA gene encoding carbon storage regulator CsrA: MLVLTRRRGEGVTIGPDVRIVVLGIKGGQVRLGIEAPPNVQVHRDEVHARIQDENRIAAGPGVIPLEAFRQLSNKTGRRGG, encoded by the coding sequence ATGCTGGTCTTAACGCGACGCCGGGGAGAGGGCGTCACCATCGGTCCGGATGTCCGCATTGTGGTGCTCGGCATCAAAGGCGGGCAAGTCAGACTGGGAATCGAAGCGCCGCCCAATGTGCAGGTCCATCGCGATGAAGTGCATGCGCGGATTCAAGACGAGAATCGGATTGCTGCGGGGCCTGGAGTCATTCCTCTGGAAGCCTTTCGTCAACTGTCCAATAAAACAGGGCGCCGGGGGGGCTGA